One window from the genome of Diabrotica virgifera virgifera chromosome 6, PGI_DIABVI_V3a encodes:
- the LOC126887268 gene encoding zinc finger protein 85-like isoform X2, with amino-acid sequence MMKTPEHSSHEEEDLGRYFEERTLSKNMKVQAGNGLYKCAICLKQFTSASTLKSHMMTHTGEMPYKCDTCLKQFTAQNTLKSHMVTHTGHNKCEICFKQFAQAGNLKSHVMTHTGGKTYKCEICLKQFAHATSLKSHVMTHTGEKPYKCDICFKQFTQAGSLKSHMMTHTGEKPYKCDICRKQFTHASNLKSHMMTHTGENPYKCKICLKQFTHASSLKSHMVTHTGEKPYKCDICFKQFTQAGHLKPHRMIHTGEKSYKCDICFKQFTQASNLKSHMMTHTGEKPYKCDICLKQFTHANSLKSHMMSHTGEKSYKCDICFKQFTQADPLKSHMMTHTG; translated from the coding sequence ATGATGAAAACACCTGAACATTCatcacatgaagaagaagatttgggTAGATACTTTGAAGAAAGAACATTAAGTAAAAATATGAAGGTTCAAGCTGGAAATGGACTTTACAAATgtgcaatttgtttaaaacaatttactTCAGCAAGTACTCTGAAATCACATatgatgactcacactggagaaaTGCCTTATAAGTGTGATACTTGTTTGAAACAGTTTACTGCACAAAATACTCTGAAATCACATATGGTGACTCACACTGGACAtaacaagtgtgaaatttgttttaagcagtttgctCAAGCCGGTAATTTGAAATCACATGTGATGACTCACACTGGAGGAAAGACttacaagtgcgagatttgtCTTAAGCAGTTTGCTCATGCCACTAGCTTGAAATCACACGtgatgactcacactggagaaaagccttataagtgtgatatttgttttaagcagtttactcaagCAGGTTCTTTGAAATCACACatgatgactcacactggagaaaaaccttacaagtgtgatatttgtCGTAAGCAGTTTACTCATGCCAGTAATTTGAAGTCACACatgatgactcacactggagaaaaccCTTACAAGTGCAAGATTTGTCTTAAGCAGTTTACTCATGCCAGTAGTTTGAAATCACACATGGtgactcacactggagaaaagccttataagtgtgatatttgttttaagcagtttactcaagCCGGTCATTTGAAACCGCATAGGAtgattcacactggagaaaagtcttacaagtgtgatatttgttttaagcagtttactcaagCCAGTAATTTGAAATCACACATGATGactcacactggtgaaaaaccttacaagtgcgatATTTGTCTTAAGCAGTTTACTCATGCCAATAGTTTGAAATCACACATGATGAGTCACACTGGAGAAAAGTCTTATaagtgtgacatttgttttaagcagtttactcaagCCGATCCTTTGAAGTCACACATGATGACTCACACTGGATAA
- the LOC126887260 gene encoding uncharacterized protein LOC126887260, producing MPQGNSFRTTLRNRYGPIVCQNFRKLETFYEKLAHCQNSIKFLRRCRNNNIIPKGLRLRPAYSSRRLQNILHRASLSMIRERLQFHRSNLFFIEQDIVSIEDLLFGMISNSDFDRIIFSLHIIYENSYQKQRNIHLNKFNNLLEQNSLHTFDNLNRNNDILTTVVNLSNRHLNATENLVLSKGLNYAVTHPSIPKLDIISSVEKISQCLPTHEKEQYRVLCKLELEKSNQIEQNISKEEMKALKTLRNDDSITILPADKGNATVIMNKIQYEDKITDLITNGPYSKLTKDPTKTLENKIYRALFKFKNDLTYYQRKLMTPHYSKTPHFYGVPKIHKANIPLRPICSTINSPCSELSKFLLNILKPFANNDDTFIKNTKHFLNKLSTIEFNQNNILVSFDINSLFTNVPLDKTLNIIKTKLENDNTLATRTRLNVSAIMELLTLCTHNTYFQLNNEFYKQNFGLAMGSSLSPLLANIFMEDFENNIISKQNLKPTVWWRYVDDVFSIWPHGSELLDTFLNIINDQEETIKFTMEKEYNNSLPFLDVLISKKDIGYETQVYRKPTHTNRYLNYKSNHNINVKKGIIKSLYDRAKITCSNENSFLAEKQLLTSVLLKNDYPLSFINKELSRLDRMEQNNLERDPTTFTRNNTRKISIPYIKGLSEKLKTIGNKFNISTTFKTTNTLRSILSKTKPNNDQERTKNCIYKIPCECEQFYLGETSRPLDVRISEHQSYIKNREFERSQICQHAWDNEHRVQWRDSSIVLKESDSKKRKIKEAALIMLNETNCVANSSVECSRMWLPILKEEVNRKKIPRLFLGIKITFLPSGASSILRRRRYNQEDHIMTIYTATTNQHP from the exons atgccacaaggaaatagcttcagaacaacattaagaaaccggtatgggcctatcgtgtgtcaaaattttaggaaattggaaaccttctacgagaaactggcacattgtcaaaattcaataaaatttttaagaagatgtagaaataacaacataataccaaagggcttgaggttacggccagcatactcaagcagaagactccaaaatattctacatagagccagtttgtcgatgatccgggaaaggttgcaatttcacaggtcaaatttattttttatcgaacaagacatcgtaagtattgaagatttacttttcggaatgatatcaaattctgattttgatcgaattatttttagtttacatataatttatgaaaattcatatcagaaacaaagaaatatacatttaaataaatttaataatcttttagaacaaaatagtttacatacttttgataacctaaatagaaataatgacatattaacgacagttgtcaatctatcaaatagacatttaaatgcaacggaaaatttggtattgtcaaaaggtttaaactatgctgttactcatccatctattccaaaattagacataatcagctcagtggagaaaatatcccagtgtctaccaactcatgaaaaagaacaatatagggtactatgtaaacttgaattggaaaagtctaatcaaattgaacagaacatcagcaaagaggaaatgaaggctttaaaaactttaagaaatgatgactccataacaatcctaccagcggataaaggcaatgcaactgtaataatgaataaaatacaatatgaggataaaattacagatctaattacaaatggaccttatagcaaattaacgaaggatccaacgaagacactggaaaacaaaatatatagagctttattcaaatttaaaaatgatctaacatactatcaaagaaaattaatgacacctcactacagtaagacaccacatttttatggagtgccgaaaattcataaagcgaacataccacttagacccatttgtagtaccatcaattctccttgtagtgaactatcaaaattcttattaaacattctaaaaccatttgctaataatgatgacacttttataaaaaatacaaaacattttttaaacaaattatcaactattgaatttaatcaaaataatattttagtaagttttgacataaacagtttatttacaaatgtaccattagataaaactttaaacataatcaaaacgaaattagagaatgataatacattggcaactaggacaagactaaatgtatcagctataatggagttattgacattatgtacccataatacctattttcaactaaacaatgaattctataaacaaaattttggtctagcaatgggctcttctttatctccattattggctaatatatttatggaggatttcgaaaataatattatttctaaacaaaatttaaaacccacagtatggtggagatatgtagatgatgtgttttcaatatggcctcatggatcagaattgttggatacattcctgaatattataaacgatcaagaagagacaataaaatttacaatggaaaaggaatacaataacagcctacctttcctcgatgttttgatctcaaagaaggatattggatatgagactcaagtgtatagaaaaccaacacacaccaacagatatctcaattacaagtcaaatcacaacatcaacgttaaaaagggaatcattaaatccttatatgatagagccaaaattacttgttctaacgaaaattcctttttagcagaaaaacaattgttaacatctgttttattaaaaaatgattatcctttatcgtttataaataaggaattgtcaagattggatcgaatggaacagaacaacttagaacgggatcctacaacattcaccagaaataatacgaggaaaatatcaataccatatataaaaggactatccgagaaacttaaaacaataggaaataaattcaacatttcaacaacattcaaaacaacaaacacattgagatctattctatctaaaactaaacctaacaatgatcaagaaagaacaaaaaattgcatttataaaataccttgtgaatgcgaacaattttatttaggtgagacatcaagaccattagacgttagaataagtgaacatcaatcttatattaaaaatagagaatttgagagatctcaaatatgtcaacacgcatgggataatgaacatagagttcagtggagagattcaagtatagtcctgaaagaatcagatagtaaaaagagaaaaatcaaagaagcggctctaattatgctaaatgaaaccaattgtgtcgcaaattcctcggtagaatgcagtaggatgtggttacccatactgaaagaggaagtcaatagaaagaaaataccaagatta tttttgggaataaaaatcacttttctcccttcgggagcctcAAGCATCCTCCGTCGCCGACGATACAACCAAGAGGACCATATAATGACCATCTATACTGCAACGACCAACCAACATCCATAG